Below is a window of Geomonas oryzisoli DNA.
TTCATGACCTCCCAGGCCTCGCGCAGGGCCTCGGCGTCGTGCAGGGCGTGGTGGGGGGGGAACTCGTTGTAGGCCTCGGCGTGGGCTTTCTGCAACAGTTCGAACAGCACGGGAAAACTCTCACTGTAGTAGTGGATCGGGCCGGGATAGAGGTTCTTCGGAAAGTCGTCGTGCAGCAGGTCGACCATGAGCACCCAGTCGAATCCTGGCGCATCGCACACCACCCGTACCGGAACCGCGAAGGAGCTGAGCCATGCGGCCAGTCTGCGCCTGGCGTAGTTCCGCTCCTGGAAAAAGTCGCCGCCGGTCAGCTGCGGCAGGACGTTCGCGGTCACAAACGGCGAGCACCCTTCGGGACTCCAGCCGTCGGCGAGCTCGGCGTAGAAGTTCTCACCACTCTCGGAGACCAGCGCGATGCTGATCAGTTGCGGGTAATCGAAATCGGTGAACTCGGTGTCCAGAAACAGCAGCATCGGTTGTTCTGCGGCGAGCTCCGGAGCGATGGGCACCGCTTTCGCCTTCTGCGGCTTCCGCTTCTTGGCGTGGGCGGGGCAGAGTGTTTTGGCAAAACCGTGCCCCAGCTGCAGCGACCCGGGCGCCCCGCATTCCGAGCAGACGGCGGCGGCCTTGTGCTCGGTGTCCCTGGCCAGCTCCTTCACGATGAAGGAGTTGGATTCGATCCTCACGAAAAGCCCGCCCAGCCTCTCCTCCGCCTTGAAGTGACCGATCCTGGGCATGGCGAGGTGCTCCATCGCCTCGATGGCGGTGCAGAGGTCCCAGACCAGCGGATACCACCCCGGGCCGCAGCGCACGCTGCCCGAAGGGGGATTGAGGTAACGCGGAAAACGGGAGATCAGCTTTTCCAAGGCGATGTCCCCCTCCGGCTTCACCCACTTTTCCCAGGAGAGGAACATCTTCTCGGTGGCGCGCTTGAAGCGGACGATGAGGTCCACCACCTTCAATGCGAAGGCGAAGTAGTGCTCTCTTAATATGACCAGTGTCTTGGGTGTTTTCATTAGCACAAGATTCTACCAGACTCCCCCTTCCTTGACACCTTTTCATCGTTATGTTACTAAGGTCGGGCCAAAACTCGTTTCCCTGCAAGGGGATAGCCCTACCGAACACCTCGCAAGCCCAAAAAGGAGCCTCATGTACTGCCCCGATTTCGCGACGTTCCAGACCCTGTCCGCACAAGGCAACCTGATCCCGGTGTACCGTGAGATCCTGGCCGATCTCGATACCCCCGTGGGGGCCTTCAAGAAGATCGACGACGGCCGCTTCGGATTCCTGTTGGAGAGTATCGAGGGTGGCGAGAAGTGGGGACGCTACACCTTCCTCGGCTCCTCCCCGGCGGTGGTGATCCGCGGCAAGGACAACTGGGTCGAGATCGTCGAGGGGGGCGAGGTGCGCCGCATGGAGGTATCCGATCCCTTGAACTACGTTCGGGATTACATGTCGCGCTACCAGCCGGTCGAGGTTGCCGGGATCCCGAGGTTCTTCGGCGGTGCGGTCGGTTACCTGGGCTACGACGCCGTGCGTCACTTCGAGACGCTGCCGGATCAGAACCCGAGTATGATCAATACCTACGACGCCTACTTCATCATCACCGACACCATGGTGATCTTCGACAGCCTGAGCCAGAAGATCAAGGTCGTTTCCAACGCGCACCTGGACGGCAGCAGCACCCCCGAGGCCGCCTACGCCGAGGCGGTGGGCAAGATCGAGGGATTGATCGAGCGCCTGAAGAAGCCGCTGCCCGCGACGCAGAAGAAGGCGGCGCAGGGGAGGGTGGAGCTCACCTCCAACGTGAAGCGCGAGGAGTTCGAGTCCTGGGTGACCCGCGCCAAGGAGTACGTCAGAAGCGGTGATATCATCCAGGTGGTGCTCTCCCAGCGTTTCTCCGGCGATCTCACCGTCGATCCCTTCGACATCTACCGCGTACTGCGGACCCTGAACCCGTCCCCGTACATGTTCTTCCTGCGCCTGGACGAGACCATGGTGGTGGGCGCGTCCCCCGAGGTCATGGTGCGCAAGGAAGGCGAACTGGTGGAACTGCGCCCCATCGCCGGCACCCGCCCCCGCGGGGCGACGTTGGCCGCCGACGAGGAACTGGCCCAGGACCTGCTGGCCGATCCCAAGGAGTGTGCCGAGCACGTCATGCTGGTGGACCTCGGGCGCAACGACCTGGGGCGCGTGTGCAAGATCGGCAGCGTCAAGGTCTCCGAGTTGATGGTGATCGAGCGCTACTCGCACGTGATGCACATCGTCTCCAACGTGCAGGGGGAACTGGCGCCCGGACACGACGCCTTCGACGTCGTGCGCGCCACCTTCCCGGCGGGTACCCTTTCTGGGGCCCCCAAGGTGAGGGCCATGGAGATCATCGACGAGCTGGAAGGTGTGCGTCGCGAAGTCTACGGCGGCGCCGTCGGTTACTTCTCCTTCTCGGGGAACATGGACATGGCCATCGCCATCAGGACCCTGGTCATCAAGGACGGTAAAGTGCACCTGCAGGCCGGTGCCGGCATCGTCGCCGATTCCGATCCCGCCGCCGAGTACGTGGAGACGGTCAACAAGGCCAAGGCTGTGGTCAAGGCCATCGAGATGGCTGAGCGCGGCCTGGACTGAGAGCAGAAGGGACAGGCGCTCGACGTAGCCAGTCCCCTCCTTTGAAACACCAAGGGGACAGGCACCTGGCGGAGCCAGTCCCCTTTTTCTGCTTGCGATAAAGGGCGCCCGGATTTTCCGTGCGCCCTTTTTGTTGCTCTACCTTTCCCTGACTTCTCGTCAGATTCATTAAGCAGGTCATAACTGCGTGTGTACCTAGTATTGTGGTTTTTAGTCCTCATTCGGGGCGGTGCGTGCTGTCATGGGATCGTTGCCAGGCAAACCAGGATGAAATATTGATTGAATTTAATTTTATTAACGCTGTCGATTAGCAGACTAATGGGAAAATTATTGTAGAATTTTTTCCGATCAAATGTTTGGTCCGGGCCTCTGCAACTGTGCAGTGCATGGGCTGTGACTCACTGAACTGCCATGAGAGCTTGTCTTACACATAGACGCAGGAGTTGAAAGTATGACCTCCTTCTCTCCCGTTAAAAAAATCCTGGTTGTCGAAGATGATGATGCCCATGCCGAGTTGATCCGGCGGGGATTCAGCGACCTGTCCGGCCAGTATGAGCTGACCGTCGCCGCCACGGTCAAGGAGGCGGTGGAGCGCATCCGCAGCCGCGATTACGACATCGTGATCACCGATTACCTCCTTCCCGACGGCAAGGGAGGGGACCTCGTGGCGCACTCCGCCGACATAGCGCCGGTGGTCATGATGACCTCCCACGGCAGCGAGCAGGTGGCGGTCGAGGCGATGAAATCCGGCGCCATCGACTACGTGGTGAAGATGCCGGAGGTGTTCGACGCCATGCCGCGCATCGTCGAGCGTGCCCTTAGGGAATGGGATCACATCCTGGAGCACCGGCGGGCCGAGGAAGCGCTCAAGCTGCAAAGCAGCCGTCTCGAGCACGAGGTGGTCGAGCGCCAGATGGCCCAGGAGGCGCTTCAGGAACAGGCGCTGCTGCTAAAAAAGGAGATCGCCGAACGACAGCTGGCGCAGGAAACCCTGCGTCTTAGCGAGGAGAAATTCCACAAGGCTTTCGACAGCGCGCCCCTCATCATGGTGATCACCGACATCGAGGAGGGAATCTTTCTCGATGTGAACCGAAAGTTCGTGGAGCTCTCGGGCTACTGCCGCGACGAGGTGCTGGGACGCTCTTCCACCTCACTTGGGTGGATCAGCCCGCTCGAGCGCAAGACGCTGATCGACCAGCTCGTCGAGGAGGGGCACGTCGCCGGGATCGTGGTCACCCTGCACGCCAAGGATGGCCGCGCCCTCAAAGGGGAGTACTACTGCGAACGGATCACTGTGGACGGCAGCGAGCGGCTTTTGGCCATAGCCCTCGACATCACCGAGCGCCTGAAGCTCGAAGAACAGCTGCGCCACTCGCAGAAGCTCGAGGCGGTAGGGGTGCTGGCCGGAGGGGTCGCGCACGACTTCAACAACATACTCACCGTCATCGGGGGGTACTGCGAGCTCCTCAAGCTTGATCTCCCCGCCGAAAACCCCGCCCGCGACAAGGTGATGCAGATCTCCGCCGCGGCGGATCGTGCGGCGAACCTGACCCGCAGCCTGCTCGCCTTCAGCCGCAAGGGTGAGGTAAAGGCGGCCCCCGCCAACCTGAACGACATCGTCAGAGGGGTCGAGAAGTTCCTGCAGCGGATCATCGGCGAAGACATCGCCCTCACCACCACGCTCGCGGACGGCGCGCTCTGGGCGGTGGTGGACAGCGGGCAGATCGAGCAGGTGCTGATGAATCTCGCCGCCAACGCGCGCGATGCCATGCCCAAGGGGGGGCGTCTCTTCGTGGAGACCGAGCGCCACGACATCGACGCCGCCTTCGTGCACGCCCACGGTTTCGGCACCCCCGGCCAGTACGCCCTGCTCACCATCTCGGACACCGGCCAAGGGATGGACGAGGCGACCAGGAAGAAGATCTTCGACCCGTTCTTCACCACCAAGGTGGTGGGGAAGGGGACCGGGCTGGGGCTCGCCATCGTCTACGGCATCATCACCCAGCACAAGGGGTACGTGAACGTCTACAGCGAGCCCGGCATCGGCAGTACCTTCCGGATCTACCTTCCCGCCATCGCCTCCGCCGAACCGGAACAGAGTCTGCCGATACCCGAGCCTGACGTGGAGGGGACCGAAACCATACTGGTCGCCGAAGACGATCTGCATGTCCTCGACCTGGTTTCCTCGATCCTCAAGAAGTACGGCTACAACATCATCCATGCCGTCAACGGCCTCGAGGCGGTACAAAGATTCAAGGAACATCCGCAGATAGAACTGGTCCTGATGGATATCATCATGCCGGTCATGAACGGCAAGGAGGCAGCGGAGAACATCAGGGAGATCCGCCCCAACGCCAGGATCCTTTTCACCAGCGGCTACACGGCCGACATAATCCGCAGCAGGAGCGATCTGGATGAGGGGGCCGAACTGGTGATGAAGCCGGTCAAGCCTCTGGTGCTCCTCAAAAAGGTGCGGGAGATGCTGGACCGGCCGTAGCCGGAAGCACAGACAAGGAGGCTGCCGCCGGGATGGTTACCCAGATGCACAAGATCCGCCGTTTCGCCCTGTTCCTCATGCTGCTCTGGACTGGCGGCGTCCTCGCCTCGTTTCTCTGGTTCTATCGTCAGGAGCAGGAAAGCGTTGTCGAGATCGCGCGGGCGGAGGCCCGGGCGACCTACGAGAAGGACGCCCTCTACCGGCGCTGGG
It encodes the following:
- the trpE gene encoding anthranilate synthase component I translates to MYCPDFATFQTLSAQGNLIPVYREILADLDTPVGAFKKIDDGRFGFLLESIEGGEKWGRYTFLGSSPAVVIRGKDNWVEIVEGGEVRRMEVSDPLNYVRDYMSRYQPVEVAGIPRFFGGAVGYLGYDAVRHFETLPDQNPSMINTYDAYFIITDTMVIFDSLSQKIKVVSNAHLDGSSTPEAAYAEAVGKIEGLIERLKKPLPATQKKAAQGRVELTSNVKREEFESWVTRAKEYVRSGDIIQVVLSQRFSGDLTVDPFDIYRVLRTLNPSPYMFFLRLDETMVVGASPEVMVRKEGELVELRPIAGTRPRGATLAADEELAQDLLADPKECAEHVMLVDLGRNDLGRVCKIGSVKVSELMVIERYSHVMHIVSNVQGELAPGHDAFDVVRATFPAGTLSGAPKVRAMEIIDELEGVRREVYGGAVGYFSFSGNMDMAIAIRTLVIKDGKVHLQAGAGIVADSDPAAEYVETVNKAKAVVKAIEMAERGLD
- a CDS encoding 3'-5' exoribonuclease; protein product: MKTPKTLVILREHYFAFALKVVDLIVRFKRATEKMFLSWEKWVKPEGDIALEKLISRFPRYLNPPSGSVRCGPGWYPLVWDLCTAIEAMEHLAMPRIGHFKAEERLGGLFVRIESNSFIVKELARDTEHKAAAVCSECGAPGSLQLGHGFAKTLCPAHAKKRKPQKAKAVPIAPELAAEQPMLLFLDTEFTDFDYPQLISIALVSESGENFYAELADGWSPEGCSPFVTANVLPQLTGGDFFQERNYARRRLAAWLSSFAVPVRVVCDAPGFDWVLMVDLLHDDFPKNLYPGPIHYYSESFPVLFELLQKAHAEAYNEFPPHHALHDAEALREAWEVMKEHLHPAILKQYLRL
- a CDS encoding response regulator produces the protein MTSFSPVKKILVVEDDDAHAELIRRGFSDLSGQYELTVAATVKEAVERIRSRDYDIVITDYLLPDGKGGDLVAHSADIAPVVMMTSHGSEQVAVEAMKSGAIDYVVKMPEVFDAMPRIVERALREWDHILEHRRAEEALKLQSSRLEHEVVERQMAQEALQEQALLLKKEIAERQLAQETLRLSEEKFHKAFDSAPLIMVITDIEEGIFLDVNRKFVELSGYCRDEVLGRSSTSLGWISPLERKTLIDQLVEEGHVAGIVVTLHAKDGRALKGEYYCERITVDGSERLLAIALDITERLKLEEQLRHSQKLEAVGVLAGGVAHDFNNILTVIGGYCELLKLDLPAENPARDKVMQISAAADRAANLTRSLLAFSRKGEVKAAPANLNDIVRGVEKFLQRIIGEDIALTTTLADGALWAVVDSGQIEQVLMNLAANARDAMPKGGRLFVETERHDIDAAFVHAHGFGTPGQYALLTISDTGQGMDEATRKKIFDPFFTTKVVGKGTGLGLAIVYGIITQHKGYVNVYSEPGIGSTFRIYLPAIASAEPEQSLPIPEPDVEGTETILVAEDDLHVLDLVSSILKKYGYNIIHAVNGLEAVQRFKEHPQIELVLMDIIMPVMNGKEAAENIREIRPNARILFTSGYTADIIRSRSDLDEGAELVMKPVKPLVLLKKVREMLDRP